A window of Diospyros lotus cultivar Yz01 chromosome 14, ASM1463336v1, whole genome shotgun sequence contains these coding sequences:
- the LOC127790384 gene encoding dof zinc finger protein DOF2.4-like, whose product MVFSSIPAYLDPSNWQQQHPNPQAGIGGTTGNLHNPAAPPLPSAPLPPIHHVGGGAGSIRPGSMADRARMANIPMPEAALKCPRCDSTNTKFCYFNNYSLSQPRHFCKTCRRYWTRGGALRNVPVGGGCRRNKRSKAGSSSKSPVSGDCQTSSGSSCAVSSNCTAASILGLTPQLPPLRFMTQLGDYGAGAGDIGLNFGGISTPSEMNFQLVSSNSLGGTEPWRFQPTTQLSSLAAGLDLSSGLYPFQGVFEQPGFAGESSQIRPKLSSPGITQPSSVKMEGIPATEHHYWTGTPWTDLSGLGSSSTSTPL is encoded by the exons ATGGTTTTTTCATCCATTCCAGCTTATCTTGATCCTTCCAATTGGCAACAACAG CATCCAAACCCTCAAGCTGGAATCGGAGGCACTACTGGAAACCTTCACAATCCAGCAGCGCCACCACTTCCTTCAGCTCCACTGCCTCCAATTCATCATGTGGGCGGCGGGGCTGGCTCAATCCGGCCGGGATCTATGGCGGACAGGGCGCGAATGGCCAACATACCCATGCCTGAGGCCGCCCTAAAATGCCCACGATGCGATTCGACCAACACCAAGTTCTGCTATTTCAACAACTACAGCctctcgcagccccgccacttctGCAAGACCTGCCGGAGGTACTGGACCAGAGGCGGTGCTCTCAGAAACGTTCCGGTGGGAGGCGGCTGCCGGAGGAACAAGAGAAGCAAGGCCGGAAGCAGCTCAAAATCTCCCGTCAGCGGCGATTGCCAAACCAGCAGCGGCTCATCCTGCGCAGTCTCCTCAAATTGCACCGCCGCCAGTATATTAGGCCTCACGCCACAACTTCCGCCGCTGCGCTTCATGACTCAGCTCGGCGACTATGGTGCCGGCGCCGGAGATATCGGCTTGAACTTCGGCGGAATTTCGACACCGAGTGAGATGAACTTCCAGCTGGTAAGCAGTAACTCACTTGGCGGAACCGAACCATGGCGATTTCAGCCGACGACGCAGCTCTCTTCACTGGCTGCGGGTTTGGATTTATCATCTGGATTATACCCATTTCAAGGTGTGTTCGAGCAGCCGGGTTTCGCCGGAGAAAGCAGTCAAATCAGGCCAAAATTGTCTTCTCCGGGGATTACTCAGCCGTCTTCAGTGAAAATGGAGGGTATCCCAGCAACCGAACATCACTACTGGACTGGTACTCCATGGACTGATCTTTCTGGACTTGGCTCTTCTTCCACTAGTACTCCCTTATGA